In Paenibacillus sp. FSL R7-0345, a single window of DNA contains:
- a CDS encoding transcriptional repressor: protein MNPIANISQQFAAHNYKLTPQREAIVKVLLDNEEEHLSVEEVYMRVKHGYPHLGLATVYRTLELLCELHIVEKMNFGDGVARYDLRGEGHDHMHHHLICSVCGRLEEIKDDWLLELEQRLEAEYGFSVTDHRLDFKGTYKNCRKTGCRGDKERKAVS, encoded by the coding sequence ATGAACCCGATTGCGAATATCAGCCAGCAGTTTGCCGCGCATAACTATAAATTGACCCCGCAGCGTGAAGCGATCGTGAAGGTGCTGCTTGATAATGAAGAGGAGCATTTGAGCGTAGAAGAAGTCTATATGAGGGTAAAACACGGCTATCCGCATCTTGGACTGGCTACAGTGTACCGGACTCTTGAGCTGTTATGTGAGCTGCATATCGTTGAAAAAATGAATTTCGGCGATGGTGTGGCCCGTTATGACCTGCGCGGTGAGGGGCATGACCATATGCACCATCATCTGATCTGCAGCGTCTGCGGCAGGCTTGAGGAAATCAAGGATGACTGGCTGCTGGAGCTGGAGCAGCGGCTGGAGGCGGAATACGGCTTCAGCGTAACGGATCACCGGCTTGATTTCAAAGGCACATATAAGAACTGCAGGAAGACCGGCTGCAGAGGTGACAAGGAACGCAAGGCGGTTTCCTGA
- a CDS encoding TIGR00266 family protein: MKYDVLYDGAFAMLKVELNPGESVKAEMGAMVAMSPGIELRGTVDGGLMRGLGRMLSGEKFFFQELTATRGQCEVLLAPGQLGDIQSIELDGSYKLYVQKDGFLAGTQGIQVNTKMQNLARGLFSGEGFFIVEISGRGTVFLSSFGAIHAINLAPGEEMIVDNGHLVAWPSYMDYKIEKAASGWLNSLTSGEAIVCRFRGEGVILVQSRNPGSFGSWIRSFVPSKS; the protein is encoded by the coding sequence ATGAAGTACGATGTATTATATGACGGTGCGTTTGCTATGCTCAAGGTGGAATTGAATCCGGGTGAAAGTGTAAAAGCGGAAATGGGCGCCATGGTTGCCATGTCTCCGGGAATCGAGCTAAGAGGGACGGTTGACGGGGGACTCATGCGCGGTCTGGGCCGGATGCTCAGCGGTGAGAAATTTTTCTTCCAGGAGCTGACTGCAACGCGCGGGCAATGTGAAGTGCTGCTCGCACCGGGGCAACTTGGTGATATCCAGTCCATAGAGCTTGACGGCTCCTATAAGCTGTATGTGCAAAAAGACGGCTTCCTCGCCGGTACCCAGGGTATTCAGGTTAATACCAAAATGCAGAACCTGGCCAGAGGGCTCTTCTCCGGTGAAGGCTTTTTCATTGTAGAGATCAGCGGCCGCGGGACGGTCTTCCTCTCATCGTTCGGAGCCATCCATGCCATTAACCTTGCCCCGGGTGAAGAGATGATTGTTGATAACGGGCATCTGGTGGCATGGCCGAGCTATATGGACTACAAGATTGAAAAAGCCGCTTCAGGCTGGCTGAACAGCTTGACCAGCGGTGAAGCGATTGTCTGCCGCTTCCGCGGTGAGGGCGTAATCCTTGTACAGTCCCGCAATCCCGGCAGCTTCGGCAGCTGGATCCGGTCGTTTGTTCCGAGTAAATCCTGA
- a CDS encoding helix-turn-helix domain-containing protein yields the protein MTYTAPCHVYTAGFSFHQKPFHMSRADGVQNYLLRLQTEGRGRTRIDGVLSAVEAGDLMLFAPGDPYYLSIDKEIYAAGKPRVESGDYHIFCGGPWIEDWWSRKQRPAVLRLPLTEHFLGLFRQLVLEQRRLSETSPEITACYLQILCMEIDRLMTEQRAISPKGYLAYRMKQYVEEHAAIPFRLEDVAAYADISVSRAVHLFKEAFGTSIVKYVNEVRLEMARERITFSPMPLEHVSETCGFANYTYFHRLFRGRFGMSPKQYRIYSREQI from the coding sequence ATGACTTACACCGCACCATGCCACGTTTATACAGCCGGATTTTCCTTTCACCAAAAGCCTTTTCACATGTCCCGGGCTGACGGTGTCCAGAACTATCTGCTGCGCCTTCAGACCGAAGGACGCGGCCGTACCCGGATTGACGGCGTGCTGTCTGCTGTCGAAGCAGGGGATTTGATGCTGTTTGCCCCGGGCGATCCCTATTATCTCAGTATAGATAAGGAAATTTATGCCGCCGGTAAGCCGCGGGTGGAGAGCGGGGATTATCATATCTTTTGCGGCGGACCCTGGATTGAGGACTGGTGGAGCCGCAAGCAGCGTCCGGCTGTGCTGCGTCTGCCGCTTACCGAGCACTTTCTCGGCCTGTTCCGCCAGCTTGTCCTGGAGCAGCGCAGGCTGTCCGAGACTTCACCGGAGATTACTGCCTGTTATCTGCAGATTTTATGTATGGAGATCGACAGGCTGATGACAGAGCAGCGGGCTATTTCGCCCAAGGGTTATCTTGCCTACCGGATGAAGCAATATGTGGAGGAGCATGCCGCCATCCCCTTCCGGCTTGAGGATGTGGCCGCCTACGCGGATATTTCGGTCTCACGCGCTGTGCATCTCTTCAAAGAAGCGTTTGGCACAAGCATTGTCAAGTATGTAAATGAAGTACGGCTGGAAATGGCCAGGGAACGGATTACCTTCAGCCCGATGCCGCTGGAGCATGTGTCCGAAACGTGCGGCTTTGCCAATTATACCTATTTCCACCGGCTGTTCCGCGGAAGATTCGGGATGTCGCCCAAGCAGTACCGTATTTACAGCAGAGAGCAAATATAA